One genomic region from Paroceanicella profunda encodes:
- a CDS encoding DsbA family oxidoreductase — protein MITLDIISDPICPWCYLGKAKLDRALDAAPDHPFDIRWRPFRLNPDMPPEGADRRAFMAAKFGAEQFEAMNRRLREAGAEVGIAFEFERITRTPDTTNCHRLIRWASVTGNQTLVVDQLFRRYFREGQDISELPVLVEIAEQAGMDGEVILRLLTGDTERAEIEKENATAREMGVTGVPTFLIGGKYVLQGAQESETWAQVIEQMRAMPMSSDEDETEDVP, from the coding sequence ATGATCACACTCGACATCATCTCCGACCCCATCTGCCCCTGGTGCTACCTGGGCAAGGCGAAACTCGACCGGGCGCTGGATGCCGCCCCCGACCATCCGTTCGACATCCGCTGGCGGCCCTTCCGCCTGAACCCGGACATGCCGCCCGAGGGCGCGGACCGGCGCGCCTTCATGGCGGCGAAGTTCGGCGCCGAGCAGTTCGAGGCGATGAACCGGCGCCTGCGCGAGGCCGGCGCCGAGGTGGGAATCGCGTTCGAATTCGAGCGCATCACCCGCACGCCCGACACCACGAACTGCCACCGCCTCATCCGCTGGGCCAGCGTGACCGGCAACCAGACCCTGGTCGTCGACCAGCTGTTCCGCCGCTACTTCCGCGAGGGCCAGGACATTTCCGAGCTTCCCGTGCTGGTGGAAATCGCCGAGCAGGCGGGCATGGACGGCGAGGTCATCCTGCGCCTGCTCACCGGCGACACGGAGCGCGCGGAGATTGAAAAAGAGAACGCCACCGCCCGCGAGATGGGCGTCACCGGCGTGCCCACCTTCCTCATCGGCGGGAAATACGTGCTCCAGGGCGCACAGGAAAGCGAGACATGGGCGCAGGTCATTGAACAGATGCGCGCAATGCCCATGTCTTCCGACGAAGACGAGACAGAGGACGTGCCGTGA
- a CDS encoding component of SufBCD complex, producing MGSGTGLPGSFLALIGTGTFDNVWYWGVTILAWSAACHWTVGVPHDLLMRADHRGGAAARQVDQLAAIHAARQAAAVRVAGPYLLAVAAFALSVVVTLAVHPGLELAQGVSFLALPLLLVKVLNVRLAIAIEAQAIRGEALRRGLARRRFYNQLIALLAITATALFGAAFLFGLRRW from the coding sequence ATGGGGTCTGGGACGGGACTGCCGGGATCATTCCTGGCGCTGATCGGCACGGGGACGTTCGACAATGTCTGGTACTGGGGGGTCACCATCCTGGCCTGGAGCGCTGCCTGCCACTGGACCGTGGGCGTGCCCCATGACCTGCTGATGCGCGCCGACCACCGGGGCGGGGCGGCGGCGCGGCAGGTGGACCAGCTCGCCGCCATCCACGCGGCGCGGCAGGCGGCGGCGGTGCGCGTGGCCGGGCCATACCTGCTGGCGGTGGCGGCCTTCGCGCTGTCGGTGGTGGTGACGCTGGCGGTGCATCCCGGGCTGGAGCTGGCGCAGGGGGTGAGCTTCCTCGCCCTGCCGCTGCTGCTGGTGAAGGTGCTGAACGTCCGGCTGGCCATCGCCATCGAGGCGCAGGCGATCCGGGGCGAGGCGCTGCGGCGCGGGCTGGCCCGGCGGCGTTTCTACAACCAGCTCATCGCCCTGCTTGCCATCACCGCCACGGCGCTGTTCGGGGCGGCCTTCCTGTTCGGGTTGCGGCGCTGGTAG
- a CDS encoding helix-turn-helix domain-containing protein has protein sequence MADPRENSLLQLARAGQPQAAVAELRLGERVRELRRERNWTLEQAAKQAGLARSTLSKIENEQMSPTFDAVQKLARGLGISVPQLFTPSRSDRVLARRALTPAGQGKPHPTPTYEHRMLAPEIAAKKMLPYLATIRARSFEEFDGWVRHDGEEFLFVVSGRIRFYCEYYEAVEMGPGDSAYYDASMGHNLVSVSAQDAEVLWVTTLDPQ, from the coding sequence ATGGCCGATCCCCGGGAAAACAGTCTCTTGCAACTGGCGCGCGCAGGCCAGCCGCAGGCCGCGGTGGCGGAACTGCGCCTTGGCGAACGCGTGCGCGAACTGCGCCGCGAGCGCAACTGGACGCTGGAACAGGCGGCGAAACAGGCCGGCCTCGCCCGCTCCACGCTCTCCAAGATCGAGAACGAGCAGATGTCGCCCACCTTCGACGCGGTGCAGAAGCTGGCGCGGGGCCTCGGCATCTCGGTGCCGCAGCTGTTCACGCCCTCGCGCTCGGACAGGGTGCTGGCGCGCCGCGCGCTCACGCCGGCGGGGCAGGGCAAGCCGCATCCCACGCCCACCTACGAGCACCGCATGCTCGCCCCCGAGATCGCGGCGAAGAAGATGCTGCCCTATCTCGCCACCATCCGCGCCCGCTCCTTCGAGGAGTTCGACGGCTGGGTGCGCCATGACGGCGAGGAGTTCCTGTTCGTGGTCTCCGGGCGCATCCGCTTCTACTGCGAGTATTACGAGGCGGTGGAGATGGGCCCGGGCGACAGCGCCTATTACGACGCCTCCATGGGTCACAACCTGGTGTCGGTCTCCGCCCAGGATGCCGAGGTGCTCTGGGTCACCACACTCGATCCGCAATAG
- the mfd gene encoding transcription-repair coupling factor has protein sequence MKMTPLPPVRTLVGGAPQGFDAKLLCDLVARAKGPVIHVARDDARVAALAEALAVFDPGLPVLRFPAWDCLPYDRISPNAEISAARMATLATLAGGFERPCVLLTTLNAATQRVPARDTIAGASFSARVGRQIDLAALTSYLGRMGFNRASTVTEPGDFAIRGGIVDIFPPGAGAPVRLDLFGDVLEGARRFDAETQRTVEKISSVELAPVSEVILDEESIARFRTRYRETFGAAGLDDPLYEAISAGRKHQGFEHWLPFFHARLDTLFDYLPGAPVSFDDQIEPTRLARQETVEDHYEARAAALQGRQISGTVYKPVEPRLLYLDEAAWSAALADRALRPFSELPQPTGPGVIDAGGRIGRNFAPERQAQDISLFGALAEHVRAKRRRGQVVIASYSEGSRERLGHLLADAGLDGAEPVARWADMTDPKGLYLIIWGLEHGFEIDGTTVISEQDVLGDRLIRAPRKRRRAENFLTEVGAISPGDLVVHVDHGVGRYIGLQTIEAMGAPHECLALEYANADKLYLPVENIELLTRYGHEEGLLDRLGGGAWQAKKAKLKERIREMADKLIRIAAERMLRKGEILTPPEGGLWEEFCARFPYQETEDQLAAINDVLEDMQSGRPMDRLICGDVGFGKTEVALRAAFIAALSGVQVAVVAPTTLLARQHYKGFAERFRGMPVRVRHLSRFVTAKEAQETRDGLARGEVEIVVGTHALLSRQVRFAHLGLLVIDEEQHFGVAHKERLKQLRSDIHVLTMTATPIPRTLQMSLSGVRELSLIASPPVDRLAIRTYVSPFDPVVVREALLREHYRGGQSFFVVPRITDLAETETFLREQLPELSVVVAHGQMAPGELDDRMNAFYDGKYDVLLATTIVESGLDIPAANTLVVGRADMFGLAQLYQIRGRVGRSKLRAYAYFTTEPRKKLTPAAEKRLKVLGSLDSLGAGFNLASHDLDIRGAGNLLGEEQSGQVREVGYELYQEMLEEAIARIRSGQGEGLADLDDTWSPQINLGVPVLIPEEYVPDLDVRLGLYRRLSGLETKVELEGFAAELIDRFGALPREVEVLMRVVRIKAMCRRAGIARLDTGPKGAVLTFRHDKFANPAGLVAFLSEQKGQAKIRDNKVVIQRSWETAGQRVKGAYGIARDLAALAKQA, from the coding sequence ATGAAGATGACACCGCTTCCTCCCGTCCGCACACTCGTCGGAGGTGCGCCGCAGGGCTTCGATGCGAAGCTCCTGTGCGACCTCGTGGCCCGCGCGAAGGGGCCGGTGATCCATGTCGCGCGCGATGACGCCCGGGTGGCGGCCCTGGCCGAGGCGCTGGCGGTGTTCGACCCCGGCCTGCCGGTGCTGCGCTTCCCGGCCTGGGACTGCCTGCCCTATGACCGGATCTCGCCCAATGCGGAGATCTCGGCCGCGCGCATGGCCACGCTGGCCACGCTGGCCGGCGGCTTCGAGCGGCCCTGCGTGCTGCTCACCACCCTCAACGCGGCCACCCAGCGCGTGCCGGCCCGCGACACCATCGCCGGTGCCAGCTTCTCGGCCCGGGTGGGACGGCAGATCGACCTCGCCGCCCTCACCTCCTACCTCGGACGCATGGGGTTCAACCGCGCCTCCACGGTGACGGAGCCGGGCGATTTCGCCATCCGCGGCGGCATCGTGGACATCTTCCCCCCGGGCGCGGGCGCGCCGGTGCGGCTGGACCTGTTCGGTGACGTGCTGGAGGGCGCCCGGCGCTTCGACGCCGAAACCCAGCGCACGGTGGAGAAGATCTCCTCGGTCGAACTGGCACCGGTGTCCGAGGTGATCCTCGACGAGGAGTCCATCGCCCGTTTCCGCACCCGCTACCGCGAGACCTTCGGCGCCGCCGGCCTGGACGACCCGCTCTACGAGGCGATCAGCGCCGGGCGCAAGCACCAGGGGTTCGAGCACTGGCTGCCGTTCTTCCACGCGCGCCTGGACACGCTGTTCGACTACCTGCCCGGCGCGCCGGTGAGCTTCGACGACCAGATCGAGCCCACCCGCCTCGCGCGCCAGGAAACGGTGGAGGACCATTACGAGGCCCGCGCGGCCGCGCTGCAGGGCCGGCAGATCTCCGGCACGGTCTACAAGCCGGTGGAGCCGCGCCTGCTCTACCTCGACGAGGCCGCCTGGAGCGCGGCGCTCGCCGACCGCGCCCTGCGCCCGTTCTCGGAACTGCCGCAACCCACGGGCCCGGGGGTGATCGACGCGGGCGGGCGCATCGGGCGCAACTTCGCGCCCGAGCGGCAGGCGCAGGACATCTCGCTGTTCGGCGCGCTGGCCGAGCATGTGCGCGCAAAGCGCAGGCGCGGGCAGGTGGTCATCGCCTCCTACTCGGAGGGCTCGCGCGAGCGGCTGGGCCACCTGCTGGCCGATGCCGGGCTGGATGGCGCCGAGCCGGTGGCCCGCTGGGCCGACATGACCGACCCGAAGGGGCTCTACCTGATCATCTGGGGGCTGGAGCACGGGTTCGAGATCGACGGCACCACGGTGATCTCGGAGCAGGACGTGCTGGGCGACCGGCTGATCCGCGCACCCAGGAAGCGCCGCCGGGCGGAGAACTTCCTCACCGAGGTGGGCGCCATCTCCCCCGGCGACCTGGTGGTGCATGTGGACCACGGCGTGGGCCGCTACATCGGCCTGCAGACCATCGAGGCGATGGGCGCGCCGCATGAATGCCTTGCCCTCGAATACGCGAACGCCGACAAGCTCTACCTGCCGGTGGAGAACATCGAGCTGCTCACCCGCTACGGCCATGAGGAGGGCCTGCTGGACCGGCTGGGCGGCGGCGCCTGGCAGGCCAAGAAGGCCAAGCTCAAGGAACGCATCCGCGAGATGGCCGACAAGCTCATCCGCATCGCCGCCGAGCGGATGCTGCGCAAGGGCGAGATCCTCACCCCGCCCGAGGGCGGGCTGTGGGAGGAGTTCTGCGCCCGCTTCCCCTATCAGGAAACCGAGGACCAGCTCGCCGCCATCAACGACGTGCTGGAGGACATGCAGTCCGGCCGGCCGATGGACCGGCTGATCTGCGGCGACGTGGGCTTCGGCAAGACCGAGGTGGCGCTGCGCGCCGCCTTCATCGCGGCGCTGTCCGGGGTGCAGGTGGCGGTGGTGGCGCCCACCACGCTGCTGGCCCGCCAGCACTACAAGGGCTTTGCCGAGCGGTTCCGCGGCATGCCCGTGCGGGTGCGCCACCTGTCGCGCTTCGTGACGGCGAAGGAGGCGCAGGAGACCCGTGACGGGCTGGCGCGCGGCGAGGTGGAGATCGTGGTCGGCACCCATGCGCTGCTCTCCCGGCAGGTGCGCTTCGCCCATCTGGGGCTGCTGGTGATCGACGAGGAGCAGCATTTCGGCGTGGCGCACAAGGAGCGGCTGAAGCAGCTGCGCTCGGACATCCACGTGCTCACCATGACGGCGACGCCGATCCCGCGCACGCTGCAGATGTCGCTTTCGGGCGTGCGCGAGCTGTCGCTCATCGCCTCGCCGCCGGTGGACCGGCTGGCGATCCGCACCTATGTGAGCCCGTTCGACCCGGTGGTGGTGCGCGAGGCGCTCCTGCGCGAGCATTACCGGGGCGGGCAGTCCTTCTTCGTGGTGCCGCGCATCACCGACCTGGCCGAGACGGAGACCTTCCTGCGCGAGCAGCTTCCGGAGCTTTCGGTGGTCGTGGCGCACGGGCAGATGGCCCCGGGCGAGCTCGATGACCGGATGAACGCCTTCTACGACGGCAAGTACGACGTGCTGCTGGCCACCACCATCGTGGAATCCGGTCTCGACATCCCGGCGGCGAACACGCTGGTGGTGGGCCGGGCGGACATGTTCGGCCTCGCCCAGCTCTACCAGATCCGCGGTCGCGTGGGCCGCTCCAAGCTGCGCGCCTATGCCTATTTCACCACCGAGCCGCGCAAGAAGCTCACGCCCGCAGCGGAGAAGCGCCTGAAGGTGCTGGGCTCGCTGGACAGCCTCGGCGCCGGCTTCAACCTCGCCTCGCATGACCTCGACATCCGCGGCGCCGGCAACCTGCTGGGCGAGGAACAGTCCGGCCAGGTGCGGGAGGTGGGCTACGAGCTCTACCAGGAGATGCTGGAGGAGGCGATCGCGCGCATCCGCTCCGGCCAGGGCGAGGGGCTGGCGGACCTCGACGATACCTGGTCGCCGCAGATCAACCTCGGCGTGCCGGTGCTGATCCCGGAGGAATACGTGCCGGACCTCGACGTGCGCCTCGGCCTCTACCGCCGCCTCTCGGGGCTGGAGACGAAGGTGGAACTGGAGGGGTTCGCCGCGGAGCTGATCGACCGCTTCGGCGCCCTGCCGCGCGAGGTGGAGGTGCTGATGCGCGTGGTGCGCATCAAGGCCATGTGCCGCCGCGCCGGCATCGCCCGGCTCGACACCGGGCCCAAGGGGGCGGTGCTCACCTTCCGGCATGACAAGTTCGCGAACCCCGCCGGGCTGGTGGCCTTCCTCAGCGAGCAGAAGGGCCAGGCGAAGATCCGCGACAACAAGGTGGTGATCCAGCGCAGCTGGGAGACCGCCGGTCAGCGGGTGAAAGGCGCCTACGGCATCGCGCGCGACCTCGCCGCCCTCGCGAAACAGGCCTGA